One Thauera sp. K11 DNA window includes the following coding sequences:
- the ftsY gene encoding signal recognition particle-docking protein FtsY, with protein MFGFLKKKRGTADEAGTAAPPPESAAADVDVAAAEPVAEIPAEPAAEPVAAAAEPVPAPKRSWSERLKAGLARTRQQLGGGLASLFGRRRIDEDLLEELEATLLMADCGVEATQHLLGELRTRWKRDRLETADQLQQTLADALHAIIAPLEQPLEVSGHSPYIIMIAGVNGSGKTTSIGKLAKYFQAQGKSVLLAAGDTFRAAAREQLMTWGERNNVTVVAQEGGDAAAVIFDAINAARARKVDVVLADTAGRLPTQLHLMDEIAKVKRVIAKAEPGGPHEVMLVLDANIGQNALAQVQAFDKAIGVTGLVVTKLDGTAKGGVLAAIARQCPKPLRFIGVGEGIDDLQPFRAREFVDALFEPAPGTARSGTEAGGRA; from the coding sequence ATGTTTGGTTTCCTGAAGAAAAAGCGCGGCACCGCGGACGAGGCCGGGACGGCCGCGCCGCCGCCCGAATCCGCCGCGGCCGATGTCGACGTCGCGGCCGCGGAGCCGGTTGCCGAAATCCCCGCCGAGCCCGCGGCGGAACCCGTCGCCGCGGCCGCCGAACCCGTCCCGGCGCCGAAGCGTTCCTGGTCCGAGCGCCTGAAGGCCGGCCTGGCGCGCACCCGCCAGCAGCTCGGCGGCGGTCTCGCCAGCCTGTTCGGCCGGCGCAGGATAGACGAAGACCTGCTGGAAGAACTCGAGGCCACGCTGCTGATGGCCGACTGCGGCGTCGAGGCCACCCAGCATCTGCTCGGCGAACTGCGTACGCGCTGGAAGCGCGACCGGCTGGAGACCGCCGACCAGTTGCAGCAGACGCTGGCCGACGCGCTGCACGCCATCATCGCGCCGCTCGAACAGCCGCTCGAGGTATCGGGTCATTCGCCCTACATCATCATGATCGCGGGCGTGAACGGCTCGGGCAAGACGACATCCATCGGCAAGCTCGCCAAGTACTTCCAGGCGCAGGGCAAGAGCGTGCTGCTGGCAGCCGGCGACACCTTCCGCGCGGCGGCGCGCGAGCAGTTGATGACCTGGGGCGAGCGCAACAACGTCACCGTGGTCGCGCAGGAAGGCGGCGATGCGGCGGCGGTGATCTTCGATGCGATCAACGCCGCGCGTGCGCGCAAGGTGGACGTGGTGCTCGCCGACACCGCCGGCCGCCTGCCGACGCAGTTGCACCTGATGGACGAGATCGCCAAGGTGAAGCGCGTCATCGCCAAGGCCGAACCGGGCGGGCCGCACGAGGTCATGCTGGTGCTCGATGCCAACATCGGCCAGAACGCGCTGGCCCAGGTGCAGGCGTTCGACAAGGCGATCGGCGTCACCGGGCTGGTGGTCACCAAGCTCGACGGCACGGCCAAGGGCGGCGTGCTGGCGGCGATCGCGCGGCAGTGCCCGAAGCCGCTGCGCTTCATCGGCGTGGGCGAGGGCATCGACGACCTGCAGCCGTTCAGGGCGCGCGAGTTCGTCGATGCGCTGTTCGAGCCGGCCCCCGGCACGGCCAGGTCCGGAACGGAGGCTGGCGGGCGCGCATGA
- a CDS encoding cell division ATP-binding protein FtsE, translated as MIVFEQVVKHYPGGYTALAGVSFEIRHGELVVLSGHSGAGKSTLMKLIPVIERPTTGTVRINGQDVSHLPRRATPYLRRNLGLVLQESRLLYDRSVFDNVMLPLVITGHPPRDAARRVAAALERVGLDGRGKERPAGLSGGEQQRVAIARAIVNRPSILIADEPTAHLDPDYARDIADLFRSFNEAGVTVLVSTHDAGLFAASRPRRLVLAKGMLVGDGAAVGAAA; from the coding sequence ATGATCGTCTTCGAGCAGGTCGTCAAGCATTACCCCGGCGGCTACACCGCGCTGGCCGGCGTCAGTTTCGAGATCCGCCATGGCGAACTGGTGGTGCTGTCCGGCCACTCCGGCGCCGGCAAGAGCACGCTGATGAAGCTCATCCCGGTGATCGAGCGTCCGACCACCGGCACCGTGCGCATCAACGGCCAGGACGTGTCGCACCTGCCCAGGCGCGCGACCCCCTACCTGCGCCGCAACCTGGGCCTGGTGCTGCAGGAAAGCCGCCTGCTGTACGACCGCAGCGTGTTCGACAACGTGATGCTGCCGCTCGTCATCACCGGCCACCCGCCGCGCGATGCCGCCCGGCGGGTGGCTGCCGCGCTCGAGCGTGTCGGCCTCGACGGCCGCGGCAAGGAGCGGCCGGCGGGCCTGTCCGGCGGCGAGCAGCAGCGCGTCGCGATCGCGCGCGCCATCGTCAACCGGCCCTCGATCCTGATCGCCGACGAGCCCACCGCCCACCTCGATCCGGACTACGCCCGCGACATCGCGGACCTGTTCCGGTCGTTCAACGAGGCCGGCGTCACCGTGCTGGTGTCCACCCACGACGCCGGCCTGTTCGCCGCCAGCCGTCCGCGGCGGCTCGTGCTGGCGAAGGGCATGCTGGTCGGCGACGGCGCGGCAGTGGGGGCAGCGGCATGA
- the ftsX gene encoding permease-like cell division protein FtsX: protein MMNWFYLHGRAILHALRRLAGQPLGTLLSALVVGIALSLPGGGYLLLDNVASLARGVSGTPEISLFLDKDAGAADVELIGKRLKAEPALASYRYVPRDEALRQLQRGGLGDVLGELTSNPLPDAFVVAPRGEDPVVFERLAAAMKEWPKVAHVQLDSVWVKRLHALLGLGRSAVTMLAGLLGFALVIVTFNTIRLQILTQRQEIEVSRLLGATDPFIRRPFYWFGSLQGVLGGLVALGTVWLGVQALAAPVAALAETYGAVFTLSGPGLPESAAIVAFAAFLGWLGAALSVRRHLAGA, encoded by the coding sequence ATGATGAACTGGTTCTATCTGCACGGCAGGGCGATCCTGCACGCACTGCGCCGCCTCGCCGGCCAGCCGCTGGGCACGCTGCTGTCGGCGCTGGTGGTGGGCATCGCGCTGTCGCTGCCGGGCGGCGGCTACCTGCTGCTCGACAACGTCGCCTCGCTGGCCCGCGGCGTGTCGGGCACGCCGGAGATCAGCCTGTTCCTGGACAAGGACGCGGGGGCGGCCGACGTCGAACTGATCGGGAAGCGGCTCAAGGCGGAACCGGCGCTGGCGAGCTACCGCTACGTGCCGCGCGACGAGGCGCTGCGCCAGCTCCAGCGCGGCGGCCTGGGCGACGTGCTCGGCGAACTCACTTCCAACCCGCTGCCCGATGCCTTCGTCGTGGCGCCGCGCGGCGAGGACCCCGTGGTGTTCGAGCGGCTGGCGGCGGCGATGAAGGAGTGGCCGAAAGTGGCGCACGTGCAGCTCGACTCGGTCTGGGTCAAGCGCCTGCACGCGCTGCTCGGCCTGGGGCGGTCGGCGGTGACGATGCTGGCCGGGCTGCTCGGTTTTGCGCTCGTCATCGTCACCTTCAACACCATCCGCCTGCAGATCCTCACCCAGCGCCAGGAGATCGAGGTCAGCCGCCTGCTCGGCGCCACCGATCCCTTCATCCGCCGGCCGTTCTACTGGTTCGGCAGCCTGCAGGGCGTGCTCGGCGGCCTGGTGGCGCTCGGCACCGTGTGGCTGGGCGTGCAGGCCCTGGCGGCGCCGGTCGCCGCACTGGCCGAGACTTATGGCGCGGTATTCACGCTGAGCGGACCCGGCCTGCCGGAATCGGCCGCCATCGTCGCCTTCGCCGCCTTCCTGGGCTGGCTGGGCGCCGCGCTGTCGGTACGGCGCCATCTCGCCGGGGCTTGA
- the ahpC gene encoding alkyl hydroperoxide reductase subunit C, producing MSLINSQIKPFKATAYHNGKFVPVSDENLKGKWSVVFFYPADFTFVCPTELGDLADLYPEFQKLGVEVYSVSTDTHFTHKAWHDASDTIKKIKYPMIGDPTQAISSNFDVLIEEEGLALRGTFVINPEGEIKVAEIHDLGIGRDARELLRKVQAAQYVASHPGEVCPAKWTPGEATLAPSLDLVGKI from the coding sequence ATGTCCCTGATCAACAGCCAAATCAAGCCGTTCAAGGCTACCGCCTACCACAATGGCAAGTTCGTCCCGGTGTCCGACGAGAACCTGAAGGGCAAGTGGTCCGTCGTGTTCTTCTACCCGGCCGACTTCACCTTCGTGTGCCCGACCGAACTGGGCGACCTGGCCGACCTGTACCCCGAGTTCCAGAAGCTGGGCGTCGAGGTGTATTCCGTCTCCACCGACACCCATTTCACCCACAAGGCGTGGCACGACGCGTCGGACACGATCAAGAAGATCAAGTACCCGATGATCGGCGACCCCACCCAGGCCATCAGCAGCAACTTCGACGTGCTGATCGAGGAAGAGGGCCTGGCGCTGCGCGGTACCTTCGTGATCAACCCGGAAGGCGAGATCAAGGTCGCCGAGATCCACGACCTGGGCATCGGCCGCGACGCCAGGGAACTGCTGCGCAAGGTGCAGGCCGCCCAGTACGTCGCCTCGCATCCGGGCGAAGTCTGCCCCGCCAAGTGGACCCCGGGCGAAGCCACGCTGGCTCCGTCGCTGGACCTGGTCGGCAAGATCTAA
- the ahpF gene encoding alkyl hydroperoxide reductase subunit F yields the protein MLDATIKTQLKAYLEKVTQPIEIVASLDDGEKSREMQALLADIAGLSDKITLSEVRDDAQRKPSFSLNRRGANLGVRFAGLPMGHEFTSLILALLQVGGHPPKAEAEVIEQIRGLEGEYHFETYISLSCHNCPEVVQALNLMAVINPNVRHTMIDGALFQAEVDARKIMAVPTIFLNGEPFGQGRMELGEILAKVDTGAAAREAQKLSARDAFDVLVVGGGPAGAAAAIYAARKGIRTGIVAERFGGQVMDTMGIENFISVKETEGPKLVMALEEHVRQYGVDIMNLQRAAKVVPGSADGSTLARVQLENGGTLQAKTVILATGARWREMNVPGEKALRGKGVAYCPHCDGPLFKGKRVAVIGGGNSGVEAAIDLAGVVSHVTLLEFAEELRADAVLQSKLHSLPNVKVIKSAQTTEVTGADKVTGLMYKDRASGDTHWLELEGIFVQIGLLPNTDFLKGTVELTKFGEIIVDAKGHTSVPGVFAAGDCTTVPYKQIIIAMGEGAKASLSAFDHLIRTSAPA from the coding sequence ATGCTCGACGCCACCATCAAGACCCAACTGAAAGCCTACCTCGAGAAGGTCACGCAGCCGATCGAGATCGTCGCGTCGCTGGACGATGGCGAGAAGTCGCGCGAGATGCAGGCCCTGCTGGCCGACATCGCGGGCCTGAGCGACAAGATCACGCTGAGCGAGGTGCGCGACGACGCGCAGCGCAAGCCCTCGTTCTCGCTCAACCGCCGGGGCGCCAACCTGGGCGTGCGTTTCGCCGGTCTGCCCATGGGCCACGAATTCACCTCGCTGATCCTGGCGCTGCTGCAGGTGGGCGGGCACCCGCCCAAGGCCGAGGCGGAGGTGATCGAGCAGATCCGCGGGCTGGAGGGCGAATACCACTTCGAGACCTACATCTCGCTGTCGTGCCACAACTGCCCGGAGGTGGTGCAGGCGCTCAACCTGATGGCGGTGATCAACCCGAACGTGCGCCACACGATGATCGACGGCGCGCTGTTCCAGGCCGAGGTCGATGCGCGCAAGATCATGGCGGTGCCGACGATCTTCCTGAACGGCGAGCCGTTCGGGCAGGGCCGCATGGAGCTGGGCGAGATCCTCGCCAAGGTCGACACCGGCGCGGCGGCGCGCGAGGCGCAGAAGCTGTCGGCCAGGGACGCGTTCGACGTGCTCGTGGTCGGCGGCGGTCCGGCGGGGGCGGCGGCGGCGATCTACGCCGCGCGCAAGGGCATCCGCACCGGCATCGTGGCCGAGCGCTTCGGCGGGCAGGTGATGGACACGATGGGCATCGAGAACTTCATCTCGGTGAAGGAGACCGAGGGGCCCAAGCTGGTGATGGCGCTCGAAGAGCACGTGCGCCAGTACGGGGTCGACATCATGAACCTGCAGCGCGCGGCCAAGGTGGTGCCCGGCAGCGCGGACGGCAGCACGCTCGCCCGGGTGCAGCTCGAGAACGGCGGCACGCTGCAGGCGAAGACGGTGATCCTGGCCACCGGGGCGCGCTGGCGCGAGATGAACGTGCCGGGCGAGAAGGCGCTGCGCGGCAAGGGCGTGGCGTACTGCCCGCACTGCGACGGCCCGCTGTTCAAGGGCAAGCGGGTGGCGGTGATCGGCGGGGGCAACTCGGGCGTGGAAGCGGCGATCGACCTGGCCGGGGTGGTGTCGCACGTGACGCTGCTCGAGTTCGCCGAGGAACTGCGCGCGGACGCGGTGCTGCAGAGCAAGCTCCACAGCCTGCCCAACGTGAAGGTGATCAAGAGCGCGCAGACCACCGAGGTGACCGGCGCCGACAAGGTCACCGGGCTGATGTACAAGGACCGGGCGTCGGGCGACACGCACTGGCTCGAACTGGAAGGCATCTTCGTGCAGATCGGCCTGCTGCCGAACACGGACTTCCTGAAGGGCACGGTGGAGCTGACGAAGTTCGGCGAGATCATCGTCGATGCCAAGGGCCACACCTCGGTGCCGGGGGTGTTCGCGGCGGGCGACTGCACGACGGTGCCGTACAAGCAGATCATCATCGCCATGGGCGAAGGGGCGAAGGCGTCGCTGTCGGCCTTCGACCACCTGATCCGTACCTCGGCTCCGGCCTGA
- a CDS encoding PAS domain S-box protein, with the protein MHGEPWNRRKDGSVYPQWLSITRMAADGGGYVGIFRDITRRKEAEALMEHTTR; encoded by the coding sequence ATGCACGGCGAGCCGTGGAACCGGCGCAAGGACGGCAGCGTGTATCCGCAATGGCTGTCGATCACCCGCATGGCGGCCGATGGCGGAGGCTACGTGGGCATCTTCAGGGACATCACGCGCCGCAAGGAGGCCGAGGCGCTGATGGAGCACACGACCCGTTGA
- a CDS encoding GGDEF domain-containing protein, whose protein sequence is MTGLPNRELLHDRLREAMAPADRHRRRFAALIVDLDYFERVNDTLGHAAGGELLVEAGCRMACCVRASDTVARLGGDEFALILQEVRDTDEIDEVARRLCAMLEQPFELADGPAQVTSSAGIALYPEHGEDAETLLRHADGALYQAKRAGRGRYRLHAPPAARTDAEPENQ, encoded by the coding sequence TTGACCGGCCTGCCCAATCGCGAACTGCTGCATGACCGCCTGCGCGAGGCGATGGCGCCCGCCGACCGGCACCGGCGGCGGTTTGCCGCGCTGATCGTGGATCTCGACTACTTCGAACGGGTCAATGATACGCTCGGCCATGCAGCGGGCGGCGAGCTGCTGGTGGAAGCCGGCTGCCGCATGGCCTGCTGCGTGCGTGCATCCGACACGGTGGCGCGCCTGGGTGGAGACGAATTCGCGCTGATCCTGCAGGAAGTGCGCGATACCGACGAGATCGACGAGGTCGCCCGGCGGCTGTGCGCCATGCTGGAGCAGCCTTTCGAACTGGCCGACGGGCCGGCGCAGGTCACGTCCTCGGCGGGCATCGCGCTCTATCCCGAGCACGGCGAGGACGCCGAAACCCTGCTGCGCCATGCCGACGGCGCGCTCTACCAGGCGAAGCGGGCCGGCCGCGGCCGCTACCGCCTCCATGCGCCGCCCGCGGCGAGAACGGATGCAGAACCCGAAAACCAGTAA
- a CDS encoding ABC transporter ATP-binding protein, with protein MFRFFENRVDPYPDAPPALPPRGFFAFLWSGTAGMRPFIMGMTLLTAAIGAFEALLFAMLGRVVDWLARVEPAQLWEQEGGRLLLLGGIILGSGVLVALQTMLKHQTLAGNFPMRLRWNFHRVMLGQSMSFYQDEFAGRVAAKVMQTALAVRDTVLILTDILVFVVIYFVTIAVVVGSFAGWMLIPFLAWLGLYMVALRWFVPRLSRVSRAQADARSLMTGRITDAYTNIATVKLFSHAGREAAYARSAMKEFMATVHGQMRLVSGIEVVNHTLSMLLILSTAGVSLWLWTRGEVGVGAVAAATAMALRLNGMSHWVMWEMASLFEHVGTVQDGINTLSRRQLVRDRPDARPLAVRQGEIRFENLSFAYGASGPQARKVIDGFSLVIRPGEKIGVVGRSGAGKSTLVNLLLRFYDIEEGRILVDGQDIADVTQDSLRAQVGMVTQDTSLLHRSVRDNILYGRPGATDAEMIAAAKRAEADDFIHTLTDPKGRHGYDAHVGERGVKLSGGQRQRIAIARVMLKDAPILLLDEATSALDSEVEVAIQASLYRLMEGKTVVAIAHRLSTIAAMDRLVVMDRGRIVEEGDHRSLLARGGLYARLWAHQSGGFLGAEADDEDGGDAAEAGGRIAASA; from the coding sequence GTGTTCAGATTCTTCGAAAACCGGGTCGACCCCTATCCCGACGCACCGCCGGCGCTGCCGCCGCGCGGCTTTTTCGCCTTCCTGTGGAGCGGCACCGCCGGCATGCGGCCCTTCATCATGGGGATGACCCTGCTCACCGCCGCCATCGGTGCGTTCGAGGCCCTGCTGTTCGCGATGCTGGGCCGCGTCGTCGACTGGCTGGCGCGCGTCGAACCCGCGCAGTTATGGGAGCAGGAGGGCGGCAGGCTGTTGCTGCTGGGCGGCATCATCCTCGGCAGCGGCGTGCTGGTGGCGCTGCAGACCATGCTCAAGCACCAGACGCTGGCGGGCAACTTCCCGATGCGGCTGCGCTGGAACTTCCATCGCGTGATGCTCGGCCAGAGCATGAGCTTCTACCAGGACGAATTCGCCGGCCGCGTCGCGGCCAAGGTCATGCAGACCGCGCTGGCGGTGCGCGACACCGTCCTGATCCTGACCGACATCCTGGTCTTCGTCGTCATCTACTTCGTCACCATCGCCGTGGTGGTGGGCAGCTTCGCAGGCTGGATGCTGATCCCCTTCCTCGCCTGGCTGGGGCTGTACATGGTCGCGCTGCGCTGGTTCGTGCCGCGCCTGTCGCGCGTGTCGCGCGCGCAGGCCGACGCGCGCTCGCTGATGACCGGGCGCATTACCGATGCCTACACCAACATCGCCACGGTGAAGCTGTTCTCCCACGCCGGCCGCGAGGCCGCCTACGCACGCTCGGCGATGAAGGAGTTCATGGCCACGGTGCACGGCCAGATGCGGCTGGTGAGCGGCATCGAGGTGGTCAACCACACGCTCAGCATGCTGCTGATCCTGTCGACCGCGGGCGTCTCCCTGTGGCTGTGGACGCGCGGCGAGGTGGGCGTCGGCGCGGTGGCGGCGGCCACCGCGATGGCCTTGCGGCTCAACGGCATGTCGCACTGGGTGATGTGGGAGATGGCCTCGCTGTTCGAGCACGTCGGCACCGTGCAGGACGGCATCAACACCCTGTCGCGCCGCCAGCTCGTCCGCGACCGGCCCGATGCGAGGCCGCTGGCCGTGCGCCAGGGCGAGATCCGCTTCGAGAACCTGAGCTTCGCCTACGGCGCCAGCGGGCCGCAGGCGCGCAAGGTCATCGACGGCTTCTCGCTCGTCATCCGTCCCGGCGAGAAGATCGGCGTGGTGGGGCGCTCGGGGGCCGGCAAGTCGACGCTGGTGAACCTGCTGCTGCGCTTCTACGACATCGAGGAAGGCCGCATCCTGGTCGACGGCCAGGACATCGCCGACGTCACCCAGGACAGCCTGCGCGCGCAGGTCGGCATGGTGACGCAGGACACCTCGCTGCTGCACCGCTCGGTGCGCGACAACATCCTCTACGGCCGGCCCGGCGCGACCGACGCCGAGATGATCGCCGCCGCGAAGCGCGCCGAGGCGGACGACTTCATCCACACGCTGACCGACCCCAAGGGGCGACACGGCTACGATGCCCACGTCGGCGAGCGCGGCGTGAAGCTGTCCGGCGGCCAGCGCCAGCGCATCGCCATCGCCCGCGTGATGCTCAAGGACGCGCCCATCCTGCTGCTCGACGAGGCCACCAGCGCGCTCGACTCCGAGGTCGAGGTGGCGATCCAGGCCAGCCTGTACCGGCTGATGGAGGGCAAGACGGTGGTGGCGATCGCGCACCGGCTGTCGACGATCGCGGCCATGGACCGGCTCGTCGTGATGGACAGGGGGCGCATCGTCGAGGAAGGCGACCACCGCAGCCTGCTCGCCAGGGGCGGCCTGTACGCGCGCCTGTGGGCGCACCAGAGCGGCGGCTTCCTCGGCGCGGAAGCGGACGACGAGGACGGCGGCGACGCGGCGGAGGCGGGCGGGCGCATCGCCGCATCGGCCTGA
- a CDS encoding helix-turn-helix domain-containing protein — protein MTATTASHDQAYTAVARDTRDADDHASCLQHWKQRYDQLTAGAFCGSFEEYWFDNVQVFRERTNQSVREVGQAWEGSRTFGVPVEVDGKGWYCGEIVDADSVITLRGGQELDFRTPRVHDVLAVTADAQALNTYALQVEHRDLEAELATCRVTPSTPAQAENLRSFLGTVIASLRATPEMLRHAQMRKALEQAIFGSLIAVAGNQSENRPTPSCNARQLVVERAREYMQAHIEEPITVADLCAELRVSRRTLQYSFQDVLNLNPVSFLRAMRLNGVRRALKRADPAAGTVADIAARWGFWHLSHFAADYRAMFGELPSETLRSAMLHRC, from the coding sequence ATGACCGCGACGACGGCATCCCACGACCAGGCTTACACCGCCGTTGCGCGCGACACCCGCGACGCGGACGACCATGCGTCCTGCCTGCAGCACTGGAAGCAGCGCTACGACCAGCTCACCGCCGGGGCCTTCTGCGGCAGCTTCGAGGAGTACTGGTTCGACAACGTGCAGGTCTTCCGCGAGCGCACGAACCAGTCGGTACGCGAAGTCGGCCAGGCATGGGAGGGGTCCCGCACCTTCGGCGTGCCGGTCGAGGTGGACGGCAAGGGCTGGTACTGCGGCGAGATCGTCGACGCCGACTCCGTCATCACCCTCAGGGGCGGGCAGGAACTCGATTTCCGCACGCCGCGCGTGCATGACGTCCTCGCGGTGACGGCCGACGCGCAGGCGCTCAACACCTATGCGCTGCAGGTGGAACACCGCGACCTGGAGGCCGAACTCGCCACCTGTCGGGTGACGCCTTCCACCCCGGCGCAGGCGGAGAACCTGCGCAGCTTCCTGGGCACGGTCATCGCCAGCCTGCGGGCGACGCCGGAGATGCTGCGCCATGCGCAGATGCGCAAGGCGCTGGAGCAGGCGATCTTCGGCAGCCTGATCGCCGTCGCCGGCAACCAGTCCGAGAACCGCCCCACCCCGTCGTGCAATGCGCGCCAACTGGTGGTGGAGCGCGCCCGCGAATACATGCAGGCCCACATCGAGGAACCGATCACCGTCGCCGACCTGTGCGCCGAACTGCGCGTGTCGCGGCGCACGCTGCAGTACAGCTTCCAGGACGTGCTCAATCTGAACCCGGTGAGCTTCCTGCGCGCGATGCGCCTGAACGGCGTGCGCCGCGCCCTCAAGCGCGCCGACCCGGCGGCCGGCACCGTCGCCGACATCGCCGCGCGCTGGGGCTTCTGGCATCTGTCGCACTTCGCCGCGGACTACAGGGCGATGTTCGGCGAACTGCCTTCCGAGACCCTGCGCAGCGCGATGCTGCATCGCTGCTAG
- a CDS encoding amine dehydrogenase large subunit — MVRHRALRTCAAALLIALTGVSARAELQVEIPKVAEMPPPNPYRIFLSDVAIGHIVDGRLHVIDGDGLRYLGMVATGYAGQAILSPDRREIYVATTYYSRLSSGVRTDTVDIHDAQTLVKTGEIIIPPIHAQALHYKGTIRPRPTAAGSTCSTPRPRCR; from the coding sequence GTGGTTCGACACCGCGCCCTGCGAACCTGCGCCGCAGCCTTGCTGATCGCCCTCACCGGGGTGTCGGCACGGGCCGAGCTGCAGGTCGAGATTCCCAAGGTGGCCGAGATGCCGCCTCCCAACCCCTATCGCATCTTCCTGTCGGACGTCGCCATCGGCCACATCGTCGATGGCCGGCTGCACGTCATCGACGGCGACGGCCTGCGCTACCTCGGCATGGTGGCGACCGGCTACGCGGGGCAGGCGATCCTGTCGCCGGACCGCAGGGAGATCTACGTCGCCACCACCTACTACTCGCGCCTGTCGTCGGGGGTGCGCACCGACACGGTGGACATCCACGACGCGCAGACGCTGGTGAAGACCGGCGAGATCATCATCCCGCCGATCCATGCCCAGGCGCTGCACTACAAGGGCACCATCCGCCCTCGGCCGACGGCCGCTGGCTCTACGTGCTCAACGCCACGCCCGCGGTGTCGGTGA
- a CDS encoding amine dehydrogenase large subunit, with product MLNATPAVSVTVIDLKARKVASQVDIPGCWILLPPQSASDRFSTICGDGTMLTVTHDGEGREVAQRKSAAFFDPDADPIFIHGEQDGDTYRFVSYGGDLYTAHVGGEVASFEPKWPLLTERERKAGWRPGGYQLLAQHKASGRVFVGMHDGAKAGSHKSPAKEIWSFDLKTRKRIARAPGSNAIALAVSQGDRPRLFAYDGVKGGLAVYDAAAALKPAGRMDGVGETPSLMELH from the coding sequence GTGCTCAACGCCACGCCCGCGGTGTCGGTGACGGTGATCGACCTGAAGGCGAGGAAGGTCGCCTCGCAGGTGGACATCCCCGGCTGCTGGATCCTGCTGCCGCCGCAGAGCGCGTCGGACCGCTTCTCCACCATCTGCGGCGACGGCACGATGCTCACCGTCACCCACGACGGCGAGGGCCGGGAGGTCGCGCAGCGCAAGAGCGCCGCGTTCTTCGACCCGGATGCCGACCCCATCTTCATCCACGGCGAGCAGGACGGCGACACCTACCGCTTCGTGTCCTACGGCGGCGACCTCTACACCGCCCACGTCGGCGGCGAGGTGGCGAGCTTCGAGCCGAAGTGGCCGCTGCTCACCGAGCGCGAGCGCAAGGCCGGCTGGCGTCCCGGCGGCTACCAGTTGCTCGCCCAGCACAAGGCCAGCGGCCGCGTCTTCGTCGGCATGCACGACGGCGCGAAGGCCGGCAGCCACAAGTCCCCGGCCAAGGAGATCTGGAGCTTCGATCTCAAGACCAGGAAGCGCATCGCCCGTGCGCCGGGCAGCAACGCCATCGCGCTGGCCGTCAGCCAGGGCGACAGGCCGCGCCTGTTCGCCTACGACGGCGTGAAGGGCGGCCTCGCCGTGTACGACGCGGCGGCCGCGCTCAAGCCCGCCGGACGCATGGACGGCGTGGGCGAAACGCCTTCGCTGATGGAGCTGCACTGA
- a CDS encoding MauE/DoxX family redox-associated membrane protein, whose protein sequence is MDALALDPVLARACGAALAVILLLGAWQKLRDVAVFEASVELYRLLPEALVPAFARVFPVLEAIAGTALLFDGTRAAGLAVGALVLGAATLAVAINVARGRTGIDCGCGGAEGHTRLSWALVVRNAVLLALLGAGAQAGAERSLVWIDYLSVAGGTLMLLALHAAANQLLANHPHLAQMRNGS, encoded by the coding sequence ATGGACGCCCTCGCACTCGACCCCGTGCTGGCGCGCGCCTGCGGCGCGGCGCTGGCGGTGATCCTGCTGCTGGGCGCGTGGCAGAAGCTGCGCGACGTGGCGGTGTTCGAAGCCTCGGTGGAGCTGTACCGGCTGCTGCCCGAAGCGCTGGTGCCCGCGTTCGCCCGCGTGTTCCCGGTGCTCGAAGCCATTGCCGGCACCGCCCTGCTGTTCGACGGCACGCGCGCCGCCGGCCTCGCCGTGGGCGCGCTGGTGCTGGGCGCGGCGACGCTGGCGGTGGCGATCAACGTCGCCCGCGGCCGCACCGGCATCGACTGCGGCTGCGGCGGCGCCGAAGGCCACACCCGCCTGTCGTGGGCGCTCGTCGTGCGCAACGCGGTGCTGCTCGCGCTGCTCGGCGCCGGTGCGCAGGCCGGCGCCGAGCGCAGCCTGGTCTGGATCGACTACCTCTCGGTGGCCGGCGGCACGCTGATGCTGCTCGCCCTCCATGCGGCAGCCAACCAGTTGCTCGCCAACCATCCCCATCTCGCCCAAATGAGGAACGGATCATGA